The Propionibacterium freudenreichii subsp. freudenreichii genome contains a region encoding:
- a CDS encoding ABC transporter substrate-binding protein produces the protein MRLPRRAVLGAIGLATLAACSRNDPIGASSSASRTGLVVGSQQYYSNEIIAECYAQVLEASGIAVTRQFEIGQREVYIDEMTSGKIDLIPEYSGNLLQYFNKDTQVTDRDAVREAVVKALPASLHVLDQADAGDQDSYTVTRASAQEHSMSSIGDLAALGTTITVAANSEFATRPYGPTGLKRLYGVDATVLGVEDSGGPLTVKALLDGKVQAADIYTADPSIASNDLVVLSDPKHLILAQNVTPLASARVDAAAAAAINKVSAQLGQSELQSLNSQSVTKQLKAADIAREWLRAKSLV, from the coding sequence ATGAGATTGCCACGACGTGCCGTCCTGGGGGCGATTGGACTTGCGACCCTGGCCGCCTGCTCACGCAATGACCCCATTGGTGCCAGCTCATCGGCCAGCCGGACGGGCCTGGTGGTCGGCTCGCAGCAGTACTACTCGAACGAGATCATCGCCGAGTGCTACGCCCAGGTGCTCGAGGCCAGCGGCATCGCCGTGACGCGCCAGTTCGAGATCGGGCAGCGCGAGGTGTACATCGACGAGATGACCTCGGGCAAGATCGACCTGATCCCCGAATACTCGGGGAACCTGCTGCAGTACTTCAACAAGGACACCCAGGTGACCGACCGCGACGCCGTGCGCGAGGCGGTGGTGAAGGCACTGCCCGCCAGCCTGCATGTGCTCGACCAGGCCGACGCCGGCGACCAGGATTCCTACACGGTCACCAGGGCATCCGCGCAGGAGCATTCCATGTCGTCCATCGGCGACCTGGCGGCCCTGGGCACCACCATCACGGTGGCCGCGAATTCGGAGTTCGCGACGCGGCCCTACGGTCCCACCGGCCTGAAGAGGCTCTACGGGGTGGACGCCACGGTGCTCGGGGTGGAGGACTCCGGAGGCCCCCTGACGGTGAAGGCGCTGCTCGACGGCAAGGTGCAGGCGGCCGACATCTACACCGCCGATCCCTCGATTGCCAGCAACGACCTGGTGGTGCTGTCCGATCCGAAGCACCTCATCCTGGCGCAGAATGTGACGCCCCTCGCCTCGGCGCGGGTTGACGCTGCGGCCGCCGCGGCCATCAACAAGGTGAGCGCCCAGCTGGGCCAGTCGGAGCTGCAGTCGTTGAACTCCCAGAGCGTGACCAAGCAGTTGAAGGCCGCCGACATCGCCCGGGAGTGGCTGCGCGCGAAGTCGCTCGTCTGA
- a CDS encoding MFS transporter, protein MSNVTSTIETEPTLNPSHRIRRHLPVWLAVVAVIVLAVNLRPGATSIGPLLSELRAGLHMGPGVAALLSAMPPFCFAIIGAFAARIGGRFGTTRTLAVAALVITGGLLGRVLVHGEMSFLALSVLALAGMAVGNVLAPVFVKRFFPGHVAGMMSVYTTVLPIGALAPSLLVPVIFASHPGNWQLNLGVWGATAAVALVVWVVVAAIAPHAGHMRDMTEGAVQRKGPTMWEIARTRKGLALGLFFGLQSMQAYVSFGWLPQIFRDAGLSVAQASLLLSLFNVIAIPGGLVMPIVAQKLTRPTGMIVVLGILLAGGYVGLLLAPAALPWLWTIMLSLSGWAFPLAIALVAERSRDPLVTAQLSGFSQALGYLIAGVGTWLVGAVHGITNGWTVPLVALIISAVLFVTFGIIASARGDVDDELPAFAR, encoded by the coding sequence ATGTCGAATGTGACATCCACTATCGAGACTGAACCGACGTTGAATCCCAGCCATCGGATCCGACGCCACCTGCCCGTGTGGTTGGCGGTGGTGGCGGTCATTGTCCTGGCAGTGAACCTGCGTCCGGGCGCGACCTCGATCGGTCCGTTGCTCAGCGAACTGCGTGCCGGGCTGCACATGGGCCCGGGCGTGGCGGCGCTGCTGAGTGCGATGCCACCCTTCTGCTTCGCCATCATCGGCGCCTTCGCCGCCCGCATCGGCGGTCGCTTCGGCACCACCCGCACCCTGGCCGTCGCCGCCCTGGTGATCACCGGGGGGCTCCTGGGCCGGGTGCTCGTGCACGGCGAGATGAGCTTCCTGGCGCTCAGCGTGCTCGCGCTGGCCGGCATGGCGGTCGGCAATGTGCTGGCCCCGGTGTTCGTCAAGCGCTTCTTCCCCGGGCATGTGGCCGGCATGATGTCGGTGTACACCACCGTGCTGCCGATCGGTGCCCTGGCGCCGAGCCTGCTCGTGCCGGTGATCTTCGCGTCCCATCCGGGCAACTGGCAGCTCAACCTGGGTGTGTGGGGTGCCACGGCCGCCGTCGCACTGGTGGTGTGGGTGGTGGTCGCCGCCATCGCGCCCCATGCCGGGCACATGCGTGACATGACCGAGGGCGCCGTGCAGCGCAAGGGTCCGACGATGTGGGAGATCGCGCGCACCCGCAAGGGGCTGGCGCTCGGACTGTTCTTCGGGCTGCAGTCCATGCAGGCCTATGTGTCCTTCGGGTGGTTGCCGCAGATCTTCCGGGACGCCGGCCTGTCGGTGGCCCAGGCGAGCCTGTTGCTGTCGCTGTTCAACGTGATTGCCATTCCCGGCGGGCTGGTGATGCCCATCGTCGCCCAGAAGCTGACGCGGCCCACCGGCATGATCGTGGTGCTGGGTATCCTGCTGGCCGGCGGCTATGTCGGGCTGTTGCTCGCCCCGGCCGCGCTGCCGTGGTTGTGGACGATCATGCTCTCGCTGTCGGGCTGGGCCTTCCCGCTGGCCATTGCCCTGGTGGCCGAACGCAGCCGCGATCCGCTGGTGACCGCGCAGCTGTCCGGGTTCTCCCAGGCCCTCGGCTATCTGATTGCCGGCGTCGGCACCTGGCTCGTGGGCGCCGTGCACGGAATCACCAACGGGTGGACCGTGCCGCTGGTGGCCCTGATCATCAGTGCCGTCCTGTTCGTCACCTTCGGCATCATCGCCTCGGCGCGCGGTGACGTCGACGACGAGCTGCCGGCATTCGCCCGCTGA
- a CDS encoding MFS transporter — MRAERGIAATGDDLTAGERASRALEGPAADSHRDAPGGSPTAPPWKALWVLAAGLAIIVLDGTIVSVAMPTIIDSIGISLTDAQWVTSLYNIVLAALLLPLGKLGDEKGRKALFLIGIVVFMAGSGLAALSGAAAPLLASRTVQAIGAAMIMPSTLSIVSASFRGRDRAAAFGVWGAVMSGAAALGPLLGGIFTETIGWRWIFLVNIPVGIVIVALGLKFVPHTGGASALPGASDPTGASRRRGRGPLSFLDVPGTVLASLGAALFVFGLIEGNTYGWWSPTAPFSVAGIEWPTGWAVSVTPVALFVGAALIVAFVVVERLRGARHKAVTLDMRLFSIPSFSWGNLTAGAVSAGEFALVFVLPLYLVNAVGLSTIRAGLVLMAMALGAMVSGALARKLAAALGAARVVQLGLLLEIIGVAISVTIMKPSMSPLWFAGTLIIYGVGLGLASAQLTSLVLGRVPVAQSGEGSATQSTVRQLGSALGAAISGTALSVALGRIVPGLLSAIPGMPAAAVSGLVDSLRGSAGGSIATVAAQGGHGQLGELGPRVAEVMAQGFSRAAQWSMGIAAAMLVLGLIGSLMVRRAAQRA, encoded by the coding sequence ATGAGGGCCGAACGAGGAATCGCCGCCACCGGTGACGACCTGACGGCAGGTGAGCGGGCGTCACGCGCCCTCGAGGGGCCCGCGGCGGATTCGCACCGCGATGCTCCCGGCGGATCGCCCACCGCACCGCCCTGGAAGGCCCTGTGGGTGTTGGCCGCCGGCCTGGCGATCATCGTGCTGGACGGCACCATCGTGTCCGTGGCGATGCCGACGATCATCGACTCGATCGGCATCAGCCTGACCGATGCGCAATGGGTCACCTCGCTGTACAACATCGTGTTGGCGGCGCTGCTGCTGCCCTTGGGCAAGCTCGGTGACGAGAAGGGCCGCAAGGCGTTGTTCCTCATCGGCATCGTCGTGTTCATGGCTGGATCCGGCCTGGCCGCCCTGTCGGGCGCCGCCGCTCCCCTGCTCGCCAGCCGCACGGTGCAGGCCATCGGCGCGGCCATGATCATGCCCTCCACCCTGTCGATCGTGTCGGCCTCGTTCCGCGGCCGGGACCGGGCCGCCGCCTTCGGCGTCTGGGGTGCCGTGATGTCGGGCGCCGCCGCCCTGGGTCCATTGCTCGGCGGCATCTTCACCGAGACCATCGGCTGGCGGTGGATCTTCCTGGTCAACATTCCGGTGGGCATCGTGATCGTGGCGTTGGGACTGAAGTTCGTCCCGCACACCGGCGGGGCATCGGCCCTGCCGGGTGCCTCCGATCCGACCGGGGCGTCCCGCCGGCGGGGTCGTGGTCCGTTGTCCTTCCTCGACGTGCCCGGCACCGTCCTGGCCTCACTGGGCGCGGCGCTGTTCGTCTTTGGCCTCATCGAGGGGAACACCTATGGATGGTGGAGCCCCACGGCGCCGTTCTCGGTGGCCGGCATTGAATGGCCCACCGGGTGGGCAGTCTCGGTGACGCCGGTGGCGTTGTTCGTCGGCGCGGCACTGATCGTGGCGTTCGTCGTGGTCGAGCGCCTGCGCGGCGCCCGGCACAAGGCCGTGACGCTCGACATGCGCCTGTTCTCGATCCCGTCGTTCTCGTGGGGCAATCTGACGGCCGGGGCGGTATCGGCCGGTGAGTTCGCGCTGGTCTTCGTGCTGCCGCTCTACCTGGTGAACGCCGTGGGCCTGTCGACGATCCGGGCCGGGCTGGTGCTCATGGCGATGGCCTTGGGCGCCATGGTCTCGGGTGCCCTGGCCCGCAAACTCGCCGCCGCGCTGGGGGCCGCGCGGGTGGTGCAGCTGGGGTTGCTGCTCGAGATCATCGGCGTGGCCATCTCGGTGACCATCATGAAGCCCTCGATGTCGCCGTTGTGGTTCGCCGGGACCCTGATCATCTACGGGGTCGGACTGGGACTGGCCTCCGCCCAACTGACCAGCCTGGTGCTGGGCAGGGTGCCGGTGGCCCAGTCGGGCGAAGGATCGGCAACCCAATCGACGGTGCGCCAACTCGGATCTGCACTGGGCGCGGCCATCTCCGGCACGGCCCTGTCGGTGGCGCTGGGCAGGATCGTGCCCGGCCTGCTGTCGGCCATCCCCGGCATGCCAGCGGCTGCGGTGTCGGGGCTCGTCGACTCGCTGCGGGGCTCCGCAGGGGGCTCGATCGCTACCGTCGCCGCACAGGGTGGCCACGGACAGCTCGGGGAGCTGGGACCCCGCGTTGCCGAGGTGATGGCCCAGGGATTCTCACGGGCGGCCCAGTGGTCCATGGGCATCGCCGCCGCGATGCTGGTCCTTGGCCTGATCGGCTCGCTCATGGTCAGGCGCGCGGCGCAACGCGCCTGA
- a CDS encoding peptidyl-tRNA hydrolase, producing MQLVVYRDRHEPARQVDVCEATARAVVALLDDARSAEGGPWHDAVQHWVGGHIRKLVRRADGKRWDDVQLLEGVSVEQAGPADFGVAAARAFVPGPEEPQPKAIDKLQIAGTNFPDEGVSLSVDALAVVEVSPLVEMTSGKMAAQCAHAAQRLYESAGTDGDPESTRASWRADGFRLQVDFPSVEQWHRTPRPVSIIDAGFTELGGLTETTRAYWRH from the coding sequence ATGCAGCTGGTGGTCTACCGTGACCGCCACGAACCCGCGCGTCAGGTGGATGTCTGCGAGGCCACGGCCCGGGCCGTGGTGGCCCTGCTGGACGATGCGCGCTCCGCCGAGGGTGGCCCCTGGCATGACGCGGTGCAGCACTGGGTCGGCGGGCACATCCGCAAGCTCGTCCGTCGTGCGGACGGCAAGCGGTGGGACGATGTGCAGCTGCTCGAGGGGGTCAGCGTCGAACAGGCGGGCCCCGCGGACTTCGGTGTCGCGGCGGCGCGGGCCTTCGTCCCCGGGCCCGAGGAACCGCAGCCGAAGGCCATCGACAAGCTGCAGATCGCCGGCACCAACTTCCCCGACGAGGGCGTGAGCCTGTCGGTGGATGCGCTGGCCGTGGTGGAGGTCAGCCCGTTGGTCGAGATGACCAGCGGGAAGATGGCGGCCCAGTGCGCCCATGCCGCGCAGCGCCTCTATGAGTCGGCCGGAACAGATGGTGACCCGGAATCGACCCGTGCCTCCTGGCGCGCCGACGGCTTCCGACTCCAGGTGGACTTCCCCAGCGTCGAGCAGTGGCACCGCACCCCGCGTCCGGTGAGCATCATCGATGCGGGCTTCACCGAGCTCGGCGGGCTCACCGAGACCACGCGCGCCTATTGGCGGCACTGA
- a CDS encoding SPFH domain-containing protein, whose protein sequence is MTTPQSPDASGTPLPDDALVHSPAGHPVGREGSRVDINERRAWAITGLPGILIALALLAVGAWLFLAEDMPEFSAPLGVVLAVIGLLLFSGLAVISPGQTRVVQFFGAYIGTVRRTGLVMTVPLTTRRKVSVKVNNFETNELKVNDSEGNPVNIAAIIVWQVADTAKSVFAVENAHEFVAVQSESALRHIAGAHPYDNGEPGAETLRGATEKVADELAAEVAARIAIAGLEVIEARISSLAYAPEIAQAMLQRQQASAVIAAREKIVEGAVTMVQNALNQLEEQDIVALDDGRKAAMVSNLLVVLCSDSRATPVVNAGTLYN, encoded by the coding sequence ATGACCACTCCTCAGTCCCCTGACGCCTCGGGCACGCCACTACCGGACGATGCCCTGGTGCACTCCCCCGCCGGCCATCCAGTAGGACGCGAGGGAAGCCGCGTCGACATCAACGAACGCAGGGCCTGGGCCATCACCGGGCTGCCCGGGATCCTCATCGCCCTGGCGCTGCTGGCCGTTGGTGCCTGGCTCTTCCTGGCCGAGGACATGCCAGAATTCAGCGCACCGCTGGGCGTGGTGCTGGCCGTCATCGGCCTGCTGCTGTTCAGTGGCCTGGCGGTGATCAGCCCCGGCCAGACCCGCGTAGTGCAGTTCTTCGGCGCCTACATCGGCACAGTGCGACGCACCGGCCTGGTGATGACCGTGCCGCTCACCACCCGCCGCAAGGTGTCGGTCAAGGTGAACAACTTCGAGACCAACGAGCTGAAGGTCAACGACTCCGAGGGCAATCCGGTCAACATCGCCGCCATCATCGTGTGGCAGGTGGCCGACACCGCCAAGTCGGTGTTCGCCGTGGAGAATGCCCACGAGTTCGTGGCCGTGCAGTCGGAGTCGGCGCTGCGCCACATCGCGGGCGCCCATCCCTATGACAACGGGGAGCCCGGCGCCGAGACGCTGCGCGGGGCCACCGAGAAGGTGGCCGACGAGCTGGCTGCCGAGGTGGCCGCCCGCATCGCCATCGCCGGCCTTGAGGTGATCGAGGCCCGCATCAGCTCGCTGGCCTACGCCCCCGAGATCGCCCAGGCCATGCTGCAACGCCAGCAGGCCTCGGCGGTGATCGCCGCGCGCGAGAAGATCGTCGAGGGCGCCGTGACCATGGTGCAGAACGCCCTCAACCAGCTGGAGGAGCAGGACATCGTGGCACTTGACGATGGGCGCAAGGCCGCCATGGTGTCGAACCTGCTCGTGGTGCTGTGCTCCGACTCCCGCGCGACCCCGGTGGTCAACGCCGGAACGCTCTACAACTGA
- the cysK gene encoding cysteine synthase A: MSAIHDSITELIFNTPLVRAPHYLKAAGAPDADIALKLEYFNPAGSVKDRIALAMITDAEKRGVLKPGGTIIEPSSGNTGIGLAAVGTARGYKVKVVLPASLSVERRALIQAYGGEVILTPGPLAIKGSIAYAKQLHEADPSSVILGQFDNPANPEIHYKTTGPEIWKDTDGTVDVFIAGIGTGGTLSGAGKYLKEQKPDLKVIGIEPAKSPILEGGKPGPHGIQGIGTGFVPNTLDRSVYDEVVGITDEDSIAQARLLGTAEGIFVGISSGAALTAALQIAARDEYKGKRIVALLPDSGDRYLSTALGQFPELTVHEDVEL; encoded by the coding sequence ATGTCTGCAATTCACGATTCCATCACCGAACTCATCTTCAACACGCCGCTGGTGCGCGCACCCCATTACCTGAAGGCAGCCGGCGCCCCTGATGCCGACATCGCCCTCAAGCTGGAGTACTTCAACCCGGCCGGTTCGGTGAAGGACCGCATTGCCCTGGCAATGATTACCGACGCCGAGAAGCGCGGCGTCCTGAAGCCCGGCGGCACCATCATCGAGCCCAGCTCGGGCAACACCGGTATCGGCCTGGCCGCCGTGGGCACCGCCCGCGGCTACAAGGTGAAGGTCGTGCTTCCCGCCAGCCTGTCGGTTGAGCGCCGCGCGCTGATCCAGGCCTACGGCGGCGAGGTCATCCTCACCCCCGGACCGCTGGCCATCAAGGGCTCCATCGCCTACGCCAAGCAGCTGCACGAAGCCGACCCCTCCTCGGTGATCCTCGGCCAGTTCGACAACCCGGCCAACCCGGAGATCCACTACAAGACCACCGGCCCGGAGATCTGGAAGGACACCGACGGCACCGTCGACGTCTTCATTGCCGGAATCGGCACCGGCGGCACCCTGTCGGGCGCCGGCAAGTACCTGAAGGAACAGAAGCCCGACCTCAAGGTGATCGGCATCGAGCCCGCCAAGAGCCCGATCCTCGAGGGTGGCAAGCCCGGCCCGCACGGAATCCAGGGCATTGGCACCGGCTTCGTCCCCAACACGCTTGACCGTTCGGTCTACGACGAGGTTGTGGGCATCACCGACGAGGACTCCATTGCCCAGGCCCGCCTGCTCGGCACCGCCGAGGGCATCTTCGTGGGCATCAGCTCCGGTGCTGCCCTGACCGCCGCCCTGCAGATCGCCGCCCGCGACGAGTACAAGGGCAAGCGCATCGTGGCCCTGCTCCCCGATTCGGGCGACCGCTACCTGTCCACCGCCCTCGGCCAGTTCCCCGAGCTCACCGTGCACGAGGACGTCGAGCTCTGA
- a CDS encoding VOC family protein has product MSQVIIPSLWFDHVARGAVDFYLDVFPDARQTHIAHYPAEGLPDFQQEFAGEVLEIGFSIDGFEFSAINAGPEFAINPSISFMLNFDPSTMPDARDRLDALWTRLIDGGSALMDLDSYDWSARYGWLQDRFGVNWQLMLTDPAGEPRPFVIPQFMFPYRSARAHEALQYWTSVFPDARQGTVVGYQPDQGQPDGTILFSDFQLAGQWFSAMDSGAQLPEGFDFNEAVSLTVQCADQAEIDHFWQALSAVPEAEQCGWCKDRFGVSWQVVPAAMEELMARPGAYQKMLAMKKLVIADF; this is encoded by the coding sequence ATGAGCCAAGTCATCATTCCGTCACTGTGGTTCGACCACGTGGCGCGCGGGGCGGTCGACTTCTACCTCGACGTGTTCCCCGACGCCCGCCAGACCCACATCGCCCACTACCCGGCCGAGGGACTACCCGACTTCCAGCAGGAGTTCGCCGGCGAGGTGCTGGAGATCGGCTTCTCCATCGACGGCTTCGAGTTCAGCGCGATCAACGCCGGGCCGGAATTCGCGATCAACCCGTCGATCTCGTTCATGCTCAACTTCGACCCGTCCACCATGCCCGACGCCCGCGACCGGCTGGATGCCCTGTGGACGCGCCTCATCGACGGCGGTTCGGCGCTGATGGACCTCGACAGTTACGACTGGTCGGCCCGCTACGGGTGGTTGCAGGACCGTTTCGGGGTGAACTGGCAGCTGATGCTCACCGACCCCGCCGGCGAGCCGCGTCCGTTCGTCATCCCGCAGTTCATGTTCCCCTACCGCTCCGCCCGGGCCCACGAGGCGTTGCAGTACTGGACGAGCGTGTTCCCCGACGCACGGCAGGGCACGGTCGTCGGCTACCAGCCCGACCAGGGCCAACCGGACGGCACGATCCTGTTCTCCGACTTCCAACTGGCCGGCCAATGGTTCAGCGCGATGGATTCGGGCGCACAGTTGCCCGAAGGGTTCGACTTCAACGAGGCCGTGAGCCTGACCGTGCAGTGCGCTGACCAGGCCGAGATCGACCACTTCTGGCAGGCCCTGTCAGCAGTGCCCGAGGCCGAGCAGTGCGGCTGGTGCAAGGACCGATTCGGCGTCAGCTGGCAGGTGGTGCCCGCGGCGATGGAGGAGCTCATGGCCCGGCCCGGCGCCTACCAGAAGATGCTCGCGATGAAGAAGCTCGTCATCGCCGACTTCTGA